One Thermoanaerobaculia bacterium DNA window includes the following coding sequences:
- a CDS encoding zinc-binding dehydrogenase yields MKAVYIQGHGDMEQMKVGDRPEPSPKPGEIKVRIKAASLNHLDLFVLKGLPGLNLAFPHICGADGAGEVVEVNGESSLKPGDPVVLNPGLSCGTCPFCRAGEHSLCSSFMILGEHVSGTFAEFLTVPERNVFPMPGHLSFEEAAAFPLTFLTAYRMLFTRARLQAGQSLLIHGIGGGVSLAAMQMALKAGCRVLVSSGSNAKLEEAMKLGATAGFNYREEKVTRAVKNFTEGMGVDLVVDSVGEKTWLDSIKAVRKGGTIVTCGATTGPNPQTEIRLIFWKQISILGSTMGSDSDFAHMVNLVRANEIKPVVDRVFEIDHAPDAYLRLRSGEQFGNVVLSV; encoded by the coding sequence ATGAAGGCCGTCTATATTCAGGGACACGGTGATATGGAGCAGATGAAGGTGGGAGACCGTCCCGAGCCTTCTCCGAAGCCTGGAGAGATTAAGGTTAGGATCAAAGCGGCCAGCCTGAACCATCTGGATCTTTTTGTCCTCAAGGGACTGCCGGGCCTGAACCTGGCCTTCCCCCACATCTGCGGCGCCGATGGGGCCGGGGAGGTTGTGGAGGTGAACGGAGAATCCTCGCTCAAACCGGGTGACCCTGTCGTTCTGAACCCGGGTCTCTCCTGCGGAACCTGTCCCTTTTGCCGCGCAGGAGAGCATTCCCTCTGCTCCTCCTTCATGATCCTCGGGGAGCACGTCTCCGGGACCTTTGCCGAGTTTTTGACGGTCCCGGAAAGGAATGTCTTTCCGATGCCCGGACATCTCTCCTTTGAAGAAGCGGCGGCCTTTCCCCTGACCTTTCTCACGGCCTACCGCATGCTCTTTACCCGTGCCCGCCTGCAGGCCGGGCAGAGCCTCCTGATCCACGGCATCGGGGGAGGAGTCTCCCTGGCGGCCATGCAGATGGCTCTTAAAGCCGGATGCCGGGTTCTGGTCTCCTCCGGTTCAAACGCGAAGCTGGAAGAGGCGATGAAACTGGGTGCCACCGCGGGGTTCAACTACAGGGAAGAGAAGGTGACCCGTGCGGTAAAGAACTTTACGGAAGGTATGGGGGTGGATCTTGTTGTCGATTCCGTAGGGGAAAAGACCTGGCTGGACAGCATTAAAGCGGTACGGAAGGGAGGGACCATCGTGACCTGCGGGGCGACAACCGGTCCCAATCCGCAGACCGAGATCCGCCTGATCTTCTGGAAACAGATCTCTATTCTCGGTTCCACGATGGGCAGTGATTCCGATTTCGCCCACATGGTGAACCTGGTTCGAGCGAACGAAATCAAGCCTGTTGTGGACCGGGTATTCGAAATTGATCATGCCCCGGATGCCTACCTGCGGCTTCGATCCGGAGAACAATTTGGGAACGTGGTCCTTTCCGTCTGA